One window of Puntigrus tetrazona isolate hp1 unplaced genomic scaffold, ASM1883169v1 S000000575, whole genome shotgun sequence genomic DNA carries:
- the LOC122334549 gene encoding LOW QUALITY PROTEIN: serine/threonine-protein kinase DCLK2 (The sequence of the model RefSeq protein was modified relative to this genomic sequence to represent the inferred CDS: inserted 2 bases in 1 codon; deleted 2 bases in 1 codon), producing the protein MSLSRSIELEHFDERDKARRSKRSAAAARARARGXSRASSLVPSPAHSANCSFYRTRTLQALSSEKRAKKVRFYRNGDRYFKGLVYAVSGDRFRSLDALLAELTRALADNLHLPQGVRSIYSADGARKIASLDDLEEGESYVCASNEPYRKVDYTKNVNPNWLPAGGAGLCWGGARGRSRPAGAGRATGASESLRRVEEAKDFIKPKLVTVIRSGVKPRKAVRILLNKKTAHSFEQVLADITEAIKLDSGVVKRLYTLDGKQLTSLQDFFGDDDVFIACGLEKFRYAQDDAALGHAGKGAAAAFVNECKKSRPSVPPKTTKNSGLPRSKSPLSGKSDSPPMRSSQSPCSPATQRSRKTSVNEASPSQTPSRDHNDEEDLSPEVNGNEVQSSVITEKYKVGKVIGDGNFAVVRECVERSTGQEYALKIIDKAKCSGKEHLIANEVAILRRVRHPSIIMLIEELDTPTELYLVMELVKGGDLFDAITSSTKYTERDASAMLFNLTGALRYLHRMNIVHRDIKPENLLVCEYPDGTKSLKLGDFGLATVVEGPLYTVCGTPTYVAPEIIAESGYGLKVDIWAAGVITYILLCGFPPFRSERNQQEELFEQILLGRLEFPSPYWDNIGLSAKDLIGKMLQVNVGARYTADEVLEHPWVQDEAVLDTNMACEMEDGAGSENTHNSTAAEAEVDHLHDDSWQ; encoded by the exons ATGTCTCTCAGCAGGAGCATCGAGCTCGAGCACTTCGACGAGCGGGACAAGGCGCGCCGCTCCAAACGCTCCGCCGCCGCCGCTCGGGCTCGGGCTCGCGG CTCGCGCGCCAGCAGCCTGGTCCCGAGCCCCGCGCACAGCGCCAACTGCAGCTTCTACCGCACGCGCACGCTGCAGGCGCTCAGCTCCGAGAAGCGCGCGAAGAAGGTCCGCTTCTACCGGAACGGAGACCGCTACTTCAAGGGTCTGGTGTACGCGGTGTCCGGCGACCGCTTCAGATCCCTGGACGCGCTGCTGGCCGAGCTGACGCGCGCGCTCGCCGACAACCTGCACCTGCCGCAAGGTGTGCGCAGCATCTACAGCGCGGACGGCGCGAGGAAGATCGCGAGCCTCGACGATCTCGAGGAAG GTGAGAGCTACGTCTGTGCCTCCAACGAGCCCTACAGGAAGGTGGACTACACCAAGAACGTCAACCCTAACTGG CTCCCGGCTGGCGGGGCGGGCCTGTGCTGGGGCGGGGCCCGCGGGCGGAGCCGGCCGGCCGGGGCGGGCCGGGCGACCGGCGCCTCAGAGAGCCTCAGGAGAGTCGAGGAGGCCAAAGACTTCATCAAACCCAAGCTGGTGACGGTGATCCGGAGCGGCGTGAAGCCCAGGAAGGCCGTGAGGATCCTGCTCAACAAGAAGACGGCGCACTCGTTCGAGCAGGTCCTCGCAGACATCACCGAAGCCATCAAACTGGACTCGGGCGTCGTGAAGAGACTCTACACCCTCGACGGGAAGCAG ttgacGAGTCTGCAGGATTTCTTCggtgatgatgatgtttttatcgcgtGTGGTTTGGAGAAGTTTCGTTACGCTCAGGACGATGCTGCTCTCGGACACGCAGGGAAGGGCGCCGCAGCGGCGTTCGTTAACG AGTGTAAGAAATCACGGCCGTCTGTTCCTCCCAAAACCACCAAGAACTCCGGACTACCACGCTCAAAATCACCCTTatcaggtaa GAGCGACTCTCCGCCCATGAGGTCATCACAGTCTCCCTGCAGTCCTGCCACGCAACGCAGCCGaaag ACGTCTGTTAATGAAGCGTCTCCGTCCCAGACTCCATCCAGAGATCACAACGATGAGGAGGATCTTAGTCCAGAGg tgaACGGTAATGAAGTTCAGTCGTCGGTCATCACTGAGAAGTATAAAGTGGGGAAGGTGATCGGAGATGGAAACTTCGCGGTAGTCAGAGAGTGTGTGGAGAG GTCTACAGGACAGGAATACGCACTGAAGATCATTGACAAGGCCAAATGCAGCGGCAAG GAGCATCTGATAGCCAATGAGGTGGCCATACTGCGCAGGGTTCGTCACCCCAGCATCATTATGCTAATAGAGGAGCTGGACACGCCCACTGAGCTGTAcctggtgatggagctggtgaag gGCGGTGATCTGTTTGATGCCATCACTTCCTCCACGAAGTACACCGAGAGAGACGCCAGCGCCATGCTCTTCAACCTGACCGGAGCGCTGAGATACCTGCACAGGATGAACATCGTCCACCGAGACATCAAACCTGAGAACCTGctg gtgtgtgagTATCCCGACGGCACTAAGTCTCTGAAGCTGGGTGACTTTGGGCTGGCGACGGTGGTGGAGGGACCGCTGTACACCGTCTGTGGGACACCGACTTACGTCGCGCCGGAGATCATCGCAGAGAGCGG GTACGGGCTGAAGGTGGACATCTGGGCGGCGGGTGTGATCACCTACATCCTGCTGTGTGGTTTTCCTCCGTTCCGCAGCGAGAGGAACCAGCAGGAGGAGCTGTTTGAGCAGATCTTACTGGGAAGACTGGAGTTTCCCTCGCCGTACTGGGACAACATCGGCCTGTCTGCTAAA GATTTAATTGGTAAGATGTTGCAAGTGAATGTTGGCGCTCGTTACACGGCTGACGAGGTGCTGGAACACCCCTGGGTGCAg GACGAAGCTGTGCTGGACACTAACATGGCGTGTGAGATGGAAGATGGTGCTGGATCAGAAAATACACACAACAGCACAGCGGCAGAGGCTGAg GTGGATCATCTCCACG ATGACAGCTGGCAGTAG